A part of Salvelinus alpinus chromosome 23, SLU_Salpinus.1, whole genome shotgun sequence genomic DNA contains:
- the LOC139550785 gene encoding G-protein coupled receptor 54: MFPPDVWNSTVLMWFNASELNASLENPEEGEHPFLTDAWLVPLFFALIMLVGLIGNSLVIYVISKHRQMRTATNFYIANLAATDIIFLVCCVPFTATLYPLPGWVFGDFMCKFVAFLQQVTVQATCITLTAMSGDRCYVTVYPLKSLRHRTTRVAMIVSICIWIGSFILSTPIFMYQRIEEGYWYGPRHYCMERFPSKTQERAFILYQFIAAYLLPVITISFCYTLMLKRVGQPSVEPVDNNYQVHLLSERTITLRSKISKMVVVIVLLFTICWGPIQLFALFQSFYPNYRVNYATYKIKTWANCMSYANSSINPIVYGFMGASFRKSFKKTFPFLFKHKVRDSSVMSRVANAEVKLVAAEEGNNDGK; the protein is encoded by the exons ATGTTCCCTCCAGACGTGTGGAATTCTACAGTCCTGATGTGGTTCAATGCGTCTGAGTTGAATGCTTCTCTGGAGAATCCGGAGGAGGGGGAGCACCCATTCCTGACGGACGCCTGGCTGGTGCCTCTCTTCTTCGCTCTCATCATGCTGGTGGGGCTCATCGGAAACTCTCTGGTAATCTATGTAATCTCCAAACACAGGCAGATGAGGACTGCCACCAACTTCTACATAG CTAACTTGGCTGCCACAGACATCATCTTCCTGGTGTGTTGTGTCCCGTTCACAGCCACTCTCTACCCGCTCCCTGGATGGGTATTTGGGGACTTCATGTGCAAATTTGTTGCCTTTCTACAACAG GTGACTGTTCAAGCCACCTGCATTACACTCACTGCTATGAGTGGGGACCGCTGCTATGTCACAGTCTACCCCCTGAAGTCCTTACGCCATCGCACTACACGAGTTGCCATGATAGTTAGCATCTGCATATGGATCG gttCCTTCATTCTATCCACCCCGATTTTCATGTACCAGAGGATTGAGGAGGGCTACTGGTATGGTCCAAGACACTACTGCATGGAGAGGTTTCCCTCAAAGACCCAGGAGAGGGCTTTCATCCTGTACCAGTTCATAGCTGCCTACCTGCTACCTGTCATCACCATCTCCTTCTGCTACACACTCATGCTGAAGAGGGTGGGCCAGCCGTCAGTGGAACCAGTAGACAATAATTACCAG GTCCACCTGTTGTCTGAGAGGACCATCACACTGAGGAGTAAGATCTCCAAGATGGTGGTGGTGATTGTCCTCCTATTCACCATCTGCTGGGGGCCTATACAGCTCTTCGCCCTGTTCCAGTCCTTCTACCCCAACTATAGGGTCAACTACGCCACCTATAAGATCAAGACCTGGGCTAACTGCATGTCCTACGCTAACTCCTCCATCAACCCAATCGTTTATGGCTTCATGGGAGCCAGTTTCCGCAAATCTTTCAAGAAGACTTTCCCCTTCCTGTTCAAACACAAAGTTAGAGACAGCAGTGTCATGTCGCGCGTGGCTAACGCAGAAGTCAAGTTAGTTGCTGCAGAGGAAGGCAACAACGATGGGAAATGA